CCGCTTTCGGAATATACCGGTGATCAGGTTGGCGATCTTCATCGAGTTGTTTAACGACAGTTCCTTCTCCAACGTAATGATGTTGTGCACCGCTTTGGTAAAATCTTGCAGGGTCTGCAGCTCGGTGATCCCCAGTGATTGCTGATTGCTGACCCTCACCATGTCGCTCTTCACAGTGTCGCGTATGCTCAGGCCGCGCACCACGCACAGATGTCGCAGATTATCGGGCGTTTTCGAGAGTTCGGGGAACTTGATGATTAGGCAGAATCTGAGAGTGTTGCCGAGAGCGTGCGGACGCGCGGTCAGGAAGCCTAGCTTCTCGTCTCGCTTGAATTTCAGCTTCTGATCGAGCATCAGCATGAGTTTAGCTACCCTGACGTAAGCGCGGCCTACCAGGCCTGGTCGGTTCTCATTGGTGCGACAAACGATTCGCAGATGATCCTGGATGTTCACCCATACGGCAAGGTCGCCGACGGTGGTGACGTACACGCCGCGTCCGTAGGGCCAGTGCTTGCCATGTAGACGACGATCGTCGTTCGGCTCGTACTCCGTGAGCGGTAATAGTAGACCGGCTGCTGCCAATTGCGCTCGTATTCGGCTAGGTTGTTCTAGAATTTCGTTGAGCGTGAAGTAGGTTCCGGCTTCGTCCTCACTGCTGCCTTCCGCCATTAGATCGCTGATCTCCGGGCTCATTAATTGATTAGTGATCTCCCTTTCGACTTCCTCAAATTGATTGACCGTCAGAGTCAACGGTAGACTGTAGTTGGCTAGGTTTCGGGTGCACTCGATAATGCCGGCTTGAATGAATTTCGTGGTCGCGTCCAAATCGTAGCTCTCGATCGCGGTGACAATCGGTTCGTTCGGTGAGACCTCCTCGCTCTCTTCGTTTATGTTGAAAAAACGCGGTAGCGGATGGTCGAGCAGATCGCCGCTCGCGGTGACGCAGTGCAGCTCGCGGATTAAAGGGTCGAAGAACTCCGTGAAGACAACGTAGCTTTCGAAGTCGGGCGCGACGACGCCGTAACCGTGGTCGTCATCGGCGACGTTGCTGATGGTCGACCTGGCGCTGTTGACGTGCTCACTGCTAGTGCCGTTGCTCGTAACGGTACCGTACCTTTTCAGAGCGGGCCAGATCACGTCAAAGAGATTGTGGTCCATGCGAGTCACACGGTGCTTGATCAAATCGAACACGGGCCGTGTCAGGCAACGAGCGACTAGTGTACCGGCGTTCGGTGTCTTCGGCGTCGACGATCGCCGGTTGCCCGCCAGCAACCGAAAGCAACGCTCCAGCGTGGACAGCATCTCCGGCTCGCTCACGTCCCGCCGGGCGGAGTAGATATCACCTCCGGGAACTGTAGGGGTCTCGACCGAATCGACGGCAGCGATGTTTGAAAGAACAGCCGGGGTTAACAGCCATCGGTGTTGAGCGATAGAGCGAGCAAGCAAATTTCGCGGTAACATTAGTGACGATTTATCGAAGaatgaatattgaaaatggactttcgataaaatatttcactccAAAGTTTTGTTTCATAAACAAAACTGCTACATCATAcatcttataatttatgataatgatCCTTTGCGCATCTAATGTTGAAAAGTATTTAGTTTtgcaaaagataattattatgagattaagaattttgtaattactGTATGATGTGCCATTATAAAGCGATTTAATCGTTTTATAGTCACATtactattttacaattataaaattcttaattttacgaATTAGATAATGTgcttaaatacaaaatattgaatcGACATGTGTAAATGGCGAACTGACACTTCACATTTCAACTCGATAAACGCGCTAAAATGTCAAgtgttgaattaatatttcgtgCTGTCATGAAAATAATCAAACAAAGTGCCAAGTCAATCCACAAAACAAGAAAGTCAGTAAAGGGAAACACTTGTGCGATCAATTAGTTTTTCGATTGGGATTCTTACGCGGCATTTGAGGGATGACCGGATTGCGCTTGtctaaaaaagtataaatcgatcgtaaacaaaattgtatGTTACAAGAGTAATTGAATTAAAGAAGTTCCGAGGTGTGCGAGGGAAAAAACAGCTAATGGATATTTCACGAAATCGCGACACATAACGTACTCTTGTGCCAAGTGCTGTCGAAGATCTTTACGAAGTTTTGAACAATTCAATCACAATACATGATTCATCGCAATTGTTTTTATACGTTAACGATGATGTTCTAAAATGCCTCAAATGAGGAAATACCTTTGTCGCTCAGCATTTCGTCGGCAAGCTTCTCGCTGGCCCCGAAATCGTTAAGAAGCTTTTTGTGCGACAGGTCGCTTTGATTTTGCTTGTAATAATCCGCCTTTTGCTCGAACTACATGTCAACAGATAATTCTTCGTGGATATTATATtcgtaataaaatacttaatgcgtgaaaaattttgcaaatgctTATCAGCATTGAATtaattctctatttttatgtatcgtacgattttaattatcacaattttttttttaattttattatttggtCGAGGATCGCAATTGTTCCGCTTAATTCTAATCATAATTGTGTAATTGCTatgaaaatcgtaaaaaacgTTTTGCTAGCACTCACGTTGTCCTTTACTAAAGGATTCGCGCCTAGATGCAGTAAGAGATTGTAATAATGACCGTTGTCCGCGAGCGTCGCAGCGTAATGTAACGGAGTGCGTCCGTCGACATCGATCGCATGAGCGGTTTCTGGAAACCTCCCAGCTAGATACCTAAatcagatataaaatattcacggGAATGACGTGAGTTGATAGTGCAGATTTATAGTCTGTCATTTGTAATGGAAGTTATCGTGACGTAGAGTAAATCATGAGTCAATATCGACAACGATCGGCTCGTAATAATTAAGTAGGCATATTATCGAGCAGAATCGCGTGGTTTTCTTATTGGTGAAACACTTTTAAAATCATtgatattgattataaaaagaatatagaattttttattaactttgcTTAGATAATTTACAATGCACGAGAAAATTCGAGAAATAGGAAtctagttataattttttatataatggggaatttgacaaattaaaatacacacatacacaaatattattgatatgtattatatacgtgtatattataattttctaaatgttttttttttttgtattattacaagGTATAAAGTAATCATACAAGAATTCTATTTTGAATTTGGTCATGAATTGTACATCGTCTAAAATGGGTTTTAGCAGCAAAAGAAAAACCGCATTGTAcgtagaaaatgttaaatacctGATGATAGCGGTATTGCCAAATACAACTGCTACATGTAACGGCGTTGCGCCGTGGGGTGACGATTCGTCTCGTGCTACTGCAAATTTGCGCCGATCCAGAGCACTTTGTAGATCGCGAAGATTCCCTTCTCGCGCGGCCATATGTACGGCACGAATTTTTCCCTGATATGGCAGAGCGACATGTTATATGCATGTTCCGAATCAATTATGGCGCGATAATGACGTACCATGTAAGCTGGAATGTTGTCGATAAAAGCTTGGAGTTCTGGATTTTCGGACTGTCGTCCGACTAATCGTCGGCCTTCGCCGTTGAGAACCATAGCCGCCAATTGTTCCATATTGCCATTCTCCAGTAGATCGTCCACATCCGAATCCCGGGCGATGCTACCGTCGTTCAGTTCTACCTCCGGCGCTTCTTCGTGTTCACCAACGATCACCTGCTGTCATGTTTAGGTACAAAATCATGCGCGCGGCAGCGAAACTCGCAGACGATCGATAGGAGATATTAATCGCATGTGGGAATCCTGCATGTGAATCGATCGTCTGTTTCATGTCGTGCTTCTACATTGCGTACGCATACAGgatgtttgtaaaaaaaaaaaaaaaaaaaaaaaagaagtttgATGTTGATGAATCGTTTTATGAATCAGTTTTTTGTCAGGGAAACcgtaatcttttattttattttagtttattacaataaatagacgatattattttgattcgaagaatgttattattgtacacgtaattattgtattacatGATACATAGCTATTACATCATATCGTATCTTAAGAGCGGACATAGACTGAGAAATCCCGGCTTCTTCTTTGTATTATACAAAGAGCAGTGCAGTGCTCGCGGTCAAAACGATTAGGACAGTACCTGCTCTTCGTCTTGCGCAGGATCGTCGACGCCGGAATCACCGGTACTAGGCTCGTTTCTCTCTTCTTGCTCGACGGCGGTCTCTTCGCCTTCGGCGATTTCCTCGAGCTTCGGGGATTCCTCATCAGCTTCGTCCTCGTTAGCGGCGGCCTCGGGCTCGTCTTCCTCGTCTTTCGTTGGCTCTGCGACAGGCCCGATCACTACGTCATCGTCCGAAGATGCCTTCTCCTCGTCCGCTTCCTCTTCGCCCTCCGCCGCCTCTTCCTCTCCATTTTCATTCGTAGCTTCTTCTTCGTTATTTTCCTCATTATTCTCATCCCCGTTTGCTTCATCTTCATTCTGCGCTTCCTCCTCGTCTCCATTCGGGGTCTCCGCCTCCTCCTCGTCTTTCTGCACCACGAAACGTAATCCTTCATATTGTAAACCTGAAATTGCGAATTGACTCCCCCCCTTTTCCCGTcgagaaaaaaagacagaTTTCGTTTGACTATTCATTCCGGATGCAACTATGATACTACGTATTAACCGGGATGCCATTCTATGTCCGGCTACGCGTGATCGGTgcactaaataattaattaatggtaCATTTGGAATATGTGTATCATACAACTATGAATATATCAAACCCAAGCTTGGACAGAATATTGTGCATAATTTGAGTATGATGACAAATATACCTTCGAGCCGTCCGAATCTTTTATCGTGGATTCAGCGCTTCCGAAAGCGCTGTCACTGCTAACTACCTTCTTCATTCCTCGCGCAGCCTGTTTTTCCAAGATCCTCCAGTCCCAATTTTTGGGATTAGTACCACGCGGTGCTTCTGGTATCACTGATAAATTCGACAGGTCCACATCCGATGGGCGATTCTTATAAAACGCGGGCGCTTTTTGTCtctgatttataaattaaatattatagaatataattagaattttttttatcaaaaatgtttttatgtgATATATTTGATTCCTATCCAGAGAGTCGGCAAAAGTACTTACGTTATCAAGTTTACTCTCATCGGCTCCGTTCTCCACCAGGAGGTCGTACATGGCGCCATCGTCCTTAAGTGCAGCTGCATAATGCAATGGAGTCTTCCCTTCGTTATCCTGAGCCAATACCGCTTCAGAATTCCTTTCGAGAATTTCTCGCGCGATGTCCGCGTATCCCAATCCAGCGGCCTTTTGAtgcaaaatgttgttaaaTGAAATtggcatatttatattttatgaaaaaaagaaccatttgataattttgctttCTTGTAGTTTGAAagatttgaacaatttttgaggACTTACCTTATGTAGAACATTTAGGCCATTGCCATCTTTACCGCATAAAACAATAGGTGAAACGGGTTCTTCTAGTTTCTTTTGTAAACCTTCCAAATCGTTATTAATGACTGCTGTATGGATGTCCTTTATCGTGCTCTGTAGATGtcataacaaatttatttcatcatattttgactattataatattaaaatgtctttatttttaatataattaaacaatttgaaaataattttatatcatctgATAAAATACCATAATAAAAGGCACAGCCTCTAGAAATTTTCTGATCCGAGGATTGTTGCTGGTCTCGCATCGAAGTTTAGTTCCATGTCCCTCCCACAGCACCTGCTGCAGTTTCCCAATATCTCTGTTATGTATCCATATTCTAATATTGGAGGGTTTAAAGTCCAGGGCTAAAACATGAAaccaatttttttacgaatactATTACATGCGAAATCACATCGTTAACTATAAAGTGGATGTGCCGCACGTTATGGAACTTGCATGTATTCGCATACGCGATCAAGCATAGattattgcatttaatatctttttaattaattttatttagttattaattaaagatataaagaataaaattctatttattttgaatattaatattattattagataagCTATTATAGTTCTGTTTTAGACACTgttgtaatgtaaatgtatttttgttttacaggATGAACTTGGCTAGTAAATCGTCACATTTGTTccgtaatgtaataaaatgtacttaattaatatcggGAGTGTCGTTAATATCGGGAGTGCCGTAATAGTTTCGTGCGAGTATGAAATGACGTACCCTAGCGAATCGTATAGACGAATGCATTCCAAGTGATACGataaatattgggacacgatcgCGAATTTCTTTCGAAAAGGGCTTTCTTCTCGACTTTGAGCTCGGCTCGAGGGAAGTAAAAATCGGTTTTTATCATGGGATTCCGACTGGGACCTCATGACTAATCGCACCTTACCTTTTTCGGGCTTATGCTTTCTGTTTTGAGataatcgtgccccaattaaGTGCAGTCGTCTGAAACGTGGACGGAATTCGCACGTTACGTCGCATTGGACAATTCGATTCGCTTGCgacgtcgggagtgccgtttaaagtgaGTCGCGCGATTTTCATTTTCGGATACGCTCGCGAGCAATGCGAGCGTTTTTGCgaacgcgcgcgtgtgtgtgtgtgtgttccATGAAGAATCAAAAGGAGGTTCAAAAGGACATCGAGCGATGTTGGAATAATTATGCAGTaagtaattaattgtaaaaaatgcaGACGATTTTAAAACAGACGATGGTGGAAAGATTTTGTTTGCGATTTGAGTGCAAAGCTATATGCGTTAAAAATCTTCTATatccaaaatttattttaaatcctTGCATTgcttggaaataaaaatgattaaaaattttatgcaccataaaatgtttattttataaaagcttttgtatatatatacttttcaatattttttatctattattgtctattatttgaaactttaataaatttaaatttttttttatgattgtaTGAGTGAGAAACCTTACAAAgcttgcatatgtaattaacaaatttattttatatttgtatccaaaaataatttagatttgaatcaaaattaacaaaatcaaagaattctcggaaaaaatttttttaaagatttaattgcATAAACACTGTCACCAAAATAATAGATTGATCGTCttctatgatttttataattagacagcgaaatttatttaatatttatgtgtgtTATGAATTGTGTATTACTACGaggatattaaatatttgaaatactcGAGAGAATACTGAGAGAAGTACTGCTCAGTAAATGCCAAATGCTGGCAGAATTAGAGTGAGTGTGTTTCGTATAAAACTACgtcttacaaaaaattttcttgaagATTAAATTGAAGTCTATTTGTAGCAAATTTGTCTAATGTGAcgtttgaattataatattcatgcTTCGTAAAAAAGTTGTGCCGTATGGCAAggattatttgcataatttaggTGCATTCGATTTGATACTCTTGGTATTTTGCGACGACATAATATATCTGAATAGTTTTGCCCGCTGTACTCTAGGATTTCTATCgttaaaaatgaatttgaTCGGGTTCAGTTCGATGTAGCGTCTTCGCTAATAGTTGCATGCACGCTACacctaatattttatatcgtctTGAATACACGAATGGCGTGCGCAAGCGTCggttaataaattttccagGAGGCCGAGCGGTTTGCAGGGTCGTCATAATACTGACACATTTCGCGAGTTGCGCATCTACAATATATAGACATTGCGTTAACCTGGGAAACTTGTGATATACAGTCTTGTTTACAACTCTTTAGTTGCCGTGCTTCGGtgtttctaataaattattatagctGATCGTTCGGTGAGATTTTCTTGAGCATTAAACGAACACGAAAATAATAGGTTGTAACAATCGAATttctttatgataaaattatttaatgagtAGTTACAAGGCAACAATGTTTTTAACTCTATGACAAATAATAGGTGAATTACATGATATATCTATCCGctgtgttttttttacacaaaagaTGTAGCGTTAAAAGATGAAagattaatttgaatttatcgTTTGAATTCACGTTATTTGTCCGCATTCTGTGTAAGTAATTTagcaaatttcttatataatcgCATACGGAGAGGAGACGATTATTGAAATGTGTGTTTGTTGGAAATTGCTTGGACTCTAATTTTCAAGCGCAATTGGTAGCATGCCAATGCGATCGAAGAATGGAGGATGAGTTCTTATCATTGCTAAAATTAGAACTCGGTCTCTTACTCGTTGACGATAGTTCGACCCATGACCTATTTATGTGCAAAGCCATTTAACGAGGAAAAAGTTTTTCACTTTATACGATTATCttacattgcaatttattacaatttattccACATGTCAGAATCCATGTCCTAATTcagcgcaataaatatttaagacgCACTAAGACACAAACGAGTAAACGAGTTTCTCGTGTCATCGGAATTGTGTGTTTGCAGCAAGGCAATAAGCTTTGATCTTTTGCGTTAAGATACTGTACAATTTGTACCGGGTATCCGCGGGTAATTCCTCGTTTCACTCGTGTCGTCGTATCGAGCGCAGTTAGCCTTGCCTTACGAATTTATGTGCTATCGATTTTTCACGATCATTAGAAACGGATATGTGGGGTATAAGGCGAGGAATCTATACCCGCAAACGTAGAAAATCGACAAAATTGCTATGATACACCGCAAGGTTGTTCAAGTTATTCGCGACGTTTCtttctaattgttttaataactCGCTAGCAAACGAGCGGGACATGTAATATTTAGACGTACATAGctattaaatatgaatgtgAAAAGTGAGGAGGCGTACTGTAGCATAACTTAACAATATAAGGTACTTTGCAAAGACATATTTTgcttatctattaaaaaaaaaaaaacatcgtGCATGAcgtgaaagaaagaaaaatataatttttaaaataattttatgtaaatattttaagtgcaatctaatgtttattttttataaaatgagaaTAACAATACTTACAATCCTTTCCGGTACTTTTTCTTCGTCGAGACATTATTTCCACTTCTGGTAATTCAATTTCCGCGGAGTGTTCTAAGTAGTAAGCGGCCGGATTGCCTCTCTTGTCACAAATGCTAGCGTCACATCCGTTTTCTATGAGAAGATCCCAGATCGCGTCAGGATCTTTACATGCGCAGCAATAGTGCAAAGCTGTTCTCCCTTCCTACGCATAATGGAACGCAAgatacatgaaatataaatgctTAATTACAATTGGATTCAAAGTTTCGCTATTTTTATCGACGCAAGAAAGAAGTCAGAATATTGCACGAGAGGGTGTTCTAGGATTGATGTGCAGGGTCAGAACTGTACCTTCGGTCTGCGTGTATCTACTAGCGCAAACCAATGGATGCGAGGAAAGAACAGGTGGTTTACACTTCGTTATTATCAGCGTCACGCGACGCGAAATCGCGATTACAAACGTTGTTGTAAAGAAACCACTCGATTATTCAGGGGCTTCTTCACGAGCGAGTGGGCAAACATTTGCGTTGCGGTGTGGCTTATCACGAAACTGGATCTCGCGAatattataagttataaaatataatataatcgatCGAAGTTTAGATTCAAGTTTATATTCATTTAGAactataaattaagataatcaAGTAGACATTACTTCCGAAATAGAACTCTTTAAGAAAagtttgctaaataattttgcgatcaccaaaattatcattaagcAAGTCCTTCCTTATTGAAGTCGATGTTTAAGACTTTTTAACTAGAACAGTTTGATTGTACATTGAATGCAATTAAACTTTTTGTCATGTATATTCTTTGTCTTTATGGCTTAGACAGCAATCCCGAAAGAAAGCGATGTACCTTATCCTTCTGTTGTGGAGTAATAggataattttctattagcCAGGCGACGATATCGGGTTGATCATAGTAGACCGCTTTATGTATTAACGGCGTGCCGCAAGGATCCTTTGCGATCGCTAGTTTCTTCTTCGATTCGGATATGATCTTCTGCGTTTCGGCTAACGAGCCGCGCGCAACAGCATCATGTATTTGAGAAAtctttgtctaaaataaaccAGATactaaatgttaatttttatcaattttttaaaataaaatttatgatgtaacgataattttttaatttggcagAATTTGttgattgtttaaaaattctatataattagtgataatttttttaccaaatAATTCGGGAGTCCCTTCAGGAAGACACGAGTTCTAAGATCGGGCGAATGTTCACCTAACAGGCGCGTACCTCGACCTTCTAACACAACATTTTCGAGTTTCTCAAGTTCGCCACGTTGCAACCAAGCTTTTACGGCCGATGAATTCATTTGAATTTCTGTaacagaatattttcaaaattcatgATGCATACTATAagtatcataatataaattgtaaaagcaTCATATTTTTGCTTGCATaacttgttttataaaatgtgaaatttgttATTGAAATTGTACAAAAGCTTCTTAATATACATTCTACAATCCGTAGatcagcaaataaatttcacagaCATTTCGTCGTTGATGGCTCTCTTTCGTTATTGATTCGCATGTTCTACAGCATTCGAACGTTTCCGCTTGCATATTCAACATGCTATATGAATAATCGGCGGGTTATGTGGAAAATAATAGTGATATTCATGACACGCGAAAGCTAATATTTGTTGGAAGTCCGCGTAAAGAATGactaaatgtttttatttcatgtgaacttttttgaataatataatatacatatctaATAAGTGATTCGTTAAAAGTTTCTCTGTATAATTATCTGctcaattatgcaaattattcttGTTAACACTTCGTGAAAAATATCGTATTGCGCTGTCATGTGGTTTCAGCAATTATATTGCGGTAAGGATATAAAAACCTGCTGTCTAGTTAAAATTCCATTAGCATGTGCACTATCGTGCTAGATCTCCCGgcgatttatttaataccCGTAAGCGATGTGTGCCTAATTAATCTGGAATATACTCCGATCTTTCCTCTTGTGAGAACAATCGGTGAATTCCCTGTTTCTGTCTAT
This window of the Linepithema humile isolate Giens D197 chromosome 1, Lhum_UNIL_v1.0, whole genome shotgun sequence genome carries:
- the LOC105675719 gene encoding uncharacterized protein, whose protein sequence is MNSSAVKAWLQRGELEKLENVVLEGRGTRLLGEHSPDLRTRVFLKGLPNYLTKISQIHDAVARGSLAETQKIISESKKKLAIAKDPCGTPLIHKAVYYDQPDIVAWLIENYPITPQQKDKEGRTALHYCCACKDPDAIWDLLIENGCDASICDKRGNPAAYYLEHSAEIELPEVEIMSRRRKSTGKDSLDFKPSNIRIWIHNRDIGKLQQVLWEGHGTKLRCETSNNPRIRKFLEAVPFIMSTIKDIHTAVINNDLEGLQKKLEEPVSPIVLCGKDGNGLNVLHKAAGLGYADIAREILERNSEAVLAQDNEGKTPLHYAAALKDDGAMYDLLVENGADESKLDNRQKAPAFYKNRPSDVDLSNLSVIPEAPRGTNPKNWDWRILEKQAARGMKKVVSSDSAFGSAESTIKDSDGSKKDEEEAETPNGDEEEAQNEDEANGDENNEENNEEEATNENGEEEAAEGEEEADEEKASSDDDVVIGPVAEPTKDEEDEPEAAANEDEADEESPKLEEIAEGEETAVEQEERNEPSTGDSGVDDPAQDEEQQVIVGEHEEAPEVELNDGSIARDSDVDDLLENGNMEQLAAMVLNGEGRRLVGRQSENPELQAFIDNIPAYMGKIRAVHMAAREGNLRDLQSALDRRKFAVARDESSPHGATPLHVAVVFGNTAIIRYLAGRFPETAHAIDVDGRTPLHYAATLADNGHYYNLLLHLGANPLVKDNFEQKADYYKQNQSDLSHKKLLNDFGASEKLADEMLSDKVPGGDIYSARRDVSEPEMLSTLERCFRLLAGNRRSSTPKTPNAGTLVARCLTRPVFDLIKHRVTRMDHNLFDVIWPALKRYGTVTSNGTSSEHVNSARSTISNVADDDHGYGVVAPDFESYVVFTEFFDPLIRELHCVTASGDLLDHPLPRFFNINEESEEVSPNEPIVTAIESYDLDATTKFIQAGIIECTRNLANYSLPLTLTVNQFEEVEREITNQLMSPEISDLMAEGSSEDEAGTYFTLNEILEQPSRIRAQLAAAGLLLPLTEYEPNDDRRLHGKHWPYGRGVYVTTVGDLAVWVNIQDHLRIVCRTNENRPGLVGRAYVRVAKLMLMLDQKLKFKRDEKLGFLTARPHALGNTLRFCLIIKFPELSKTPDNLRHLCVVRGLSIRDTVKSDMVRVSNQQSLGITELQTLQDFTKAVHNIITLEKELSLNNSMKIANLITGIFRKRVNASRGKVKT